In the Brevundimonas sp. LM2 genome, GATTGATCGCGGCCGGCTCGCCGGTCTTGGGGTTGCGGCCCATCCGGGCCCGTTTCTCGCGCACCTGGAAGACGCCGAAACCCGACAGCTTGACCGTCTGCCCCTGTTCCAGGCTCTCGACGATCAGCTCCAGGGTGCGTTCAACCAGGCTCGAGCATTCCTGGCGGGACAGGCCGACTTCTTCGACGACGGCCTCGCAGAGGTCCGCTCGCGTCAAGGTCTGTACGTCGGCCAAGTGCTTGCCCCTTAACTTCGAGGCCAAATCTGGCCCCGCTCCCAACGCATCTTAGAAAGCGAAAAGCGCGCGAAGTCAAAGCGCACCGCCGCCGTTACAGTCTGAAGGCGCAGGCCCCCCAGGTCAGGCCGCCGCCCATGGCCTCCAGCAGGACCAGGTCGCCCCGCTGGATCCGGCCGTCGCGGATCGCCGTGTCCAGCGCCAGGGGAATGGACGCGGCCGAGGTGTTGGCATGCAGCGCCACGGTCGAGATCACCTTGTTCTCGTCCAGCCCCAGCCGGTCGCCGACGCCCTTGATGATGCGCTGATTGGCCTGGTGCGGCACGAACCAGTCGACCTCTGGCACCGTGATGCCCGAGGCGGCGCAGGCGGCCGTGATGGCCTCGGCGATGTTGACGACCGCATGGCGGAACACCTGGTTGCCCAGCATGCGCAGATGACCCACGGTGCCGGTGCTGGAGGGGCCCCCGTCCACATACAGCAGGTCGGTCTTGGTCCCGTCGGAGCGTAGGGCGAACCCCAGCAGCCCCTGATCGGCCGAAGTGCCCTGCCCTTCGCGCGGCTCGACCACCACGGCGCCGGCCCCGTCGCCGAACAGGACGCAGGTGGTCCGGTCGGTCCAGTCCATCAACCGGGTCATCTCCTCGGCGCCGATGACCAGGGCGCATTTCGACAGGCCCCGCGCCACGAAGCCGTCGGCGACGCTCAGCGCATAGACGAAGCCGGAACAGACCGCCTGGACGTCGAAGGCGATGCAGACCGGGGCCCCCAGCTTGCGCTGCACGATCGAGGCGGTGGCGGGAAAGGTCAGGTCGGGCGTCGTCGTCGCCACGATGATCATGTCGACGTCCGCCGGCGTCCGCCCGGCATCGGCCAGGGCGCGGCGGGCGGCCTCGGTGGCCAGGTCGCTGGTCGGCTCGTCGTCGCGCGCCTTATGACGCTGGCGGATGCCGGTCCGCTCGATGATCCATTCGTCGGAGGTGTCGACCGTCTTCGACAATTCCTCATTGGTGACGATCTGCTCCGGCAGGTAGGAGCCGACGCCGGTCACGGCGCTGCGGATGACGCTCACGAAACGCTCTCTTCTCGGGGGGCGGCGGACACAGGGGGCAGGTTTTCCAGAACGGCGCCAAGGCGGCCCAGATTGGCCCCGACGGTCGTCATATAGTCGCTGCGCGCCAGGTCGACGGCGATCCGGATGGCGTTGCCGAAGCCCTTGGCGTCGGCCCCGCCGTGGCTTTTGACCACGATCCCGTTCAGACCCAGAAGGGGCCCGCCGTTGATGGCGCTGGGGTCGATCTTCTGACGCATCGCCTTCAGGGCCGGCATCGCGATCAGGCCGCCCATCTTGGCCTGCAGGCTGGAGGTCAGGGCCTCCTTGAGCAGGGCCGAGATGAAGCGCGCCACCCCTTCGGCGGTCTTCAGCGCGATATTGCCGGTGAACCCGTCGGTGACGACCACGTCCACCGTGCCCTTGGCGATGTCGTCGCCCTCGACGAAGCCGTGATAATTGAGGCCCAGGCCGCCCTCGCGCAGGATCCGCGACGCCTCCCGGACCTCGTCATGGCCCTTCATGTCTTCGGAACCGACGTTCAGGATCCCGACCGTCGGGTTCTGCACGCCGTGCACCGCCCGGTGGAAGGCCTCGCCCATGATGGCGAATTCGATCAGCTGCTCGGCGTCGCTCTCGACATTGGCCCCGACGTCCAGCACGGCGGTGACCCCCCGCAGCGTCGGCCAGCTGGCCACGATGGCCGGTCGCTCGAGGCCGGGGGCCGACATCCGCAGCAGCAGCTTGGAGATGGCCATCAGGGCCCCGGTATTTCCCCCGGAGACGATCGCTCCGGCCTCACCGGATTTTACCGCCTCGATGGCGTTCCACAGGCTGGAGCCCTTGCCGCGCCGCATGGCCTGGGCCGGCTTTTCGTCGGAGGCGATCTTCTTGTCGGTGTGGCGGACCTCGCAAACATCCGCGCTGAGGTTGAACCGTGTCAGCTCGGCACCGATCGCGGTCGCGTCGCCGTGCAAGACAAAGCGCACGTCCTGGCCGCCGTGGCGGCGGATATAGTCGCGGATACCGCCGACGACGACGGAGGGGCCATGGTCGCCACCCATGGCGTCCAGAGAGATCAGCGTGGGGGTTGGCAAGGGGTCGTTCGCTCCGGGCGCGCGCGTCAGGGCGGCGCTCATCTTGTGCCGTCAGGATACCGTCGTGCCGGGTGGATGCAATCGACCGCGACGCAAGGTCAAGTATTTCCGGTCTCTTCGGGCTTTCTGAAGGCCTTCAGCACCGCGAAGGGCGAGATTTCCGCCGGTTCCTCCGGCTGGACGAACTCGGCGCCAGGCTTGCGGGGAAAGGGGTCCAGCGCCAGGGCGAACTGCTCGACCGCATACTGACCAAGGTCGATGCGGCCGTCCTCGATCACATCGGGGGCGTCGTCGTCCAGCGACACCTCCACCTCGACCTCGTCCGCCTCACGCTCGGTCGGCTCCACCAGCTCGATCGCGAATCGCTCGTCCACGGTGACCGGCAGCGGCTCCAGGGTGATGCCGCAGACCTGCTCGGCGACCGCGCGCACGCGTCCGGACAGGGTCCATGTACCGCGAGAGGGCGCCACGGTGATCTCGGCCTCCAGGCTGGCGAGCGTCGCCAGGTCCAGCGCCCGAATGATCCGCGCGCGGGCCGCCGCATCCGGCACCAGATGCCGGGTCAGGCCGGCACCGATCTCGTTGATCCGCACGATCTCGCTGAAGGGCAGGATGCGTTCGGGGTTCATGCGTGGATCTCCGGCCATTGCGGGGTCGTCATCACGGCCTTCATCGTCTGCTGGGCCAGGCCCGCCCGCGCCTTCAGCGCATAGGCGGCCAGCCCCTGGGCGACGCCCGCATCGCCGCTCTCGTAGACGTTGCGGGCCAACCCCTCGGACAGGGTGGCGGCATCGGCGTTGCGGATCGCGGGCTCATAGGCGGTCATCCGGCCGTAGAGCGCCTCGCCGAGCTTGCGCATCTTCTTGGAGATGGTGACGTCGTGGACGCCCAGTTCCCGAAGCGAGTTGTCCAGCGCCGAAACGTAGACGTCGAACAGGTCCTGGCCGATCTCGGCCCCGGCCTGGGTGTCCGGTTCCGGCTCCTCGCGCAGCCGCATGACCAGCAGCAGCACATGCAGGGTGTAGAGCTCGAATCGCGCATCGATCCGGTCGGCCACGCGCAGGATCTGGTAGAAACCGGGCTGGCGCGCCTGGGCCACCGCCGCCTCATACAGGGCCAGGCCGGGACGGGCGCGCTCGCGCGATCGGAACAGGTTCTTCAGCATGTCTTGCGGCCCCTTTTCTGCCGCGACGTTGAACTAGGACGCGGGTCCGGTTAGGTCAAAGACCTTGTTTCGTCGCAGGCGCCCGCTCCATGCATAAAATCGTCGCTCGTCTGGCCGTTTTGACGGCCCTGGCCGCCCTGGCCGCGGCCTGTGCGCCCACCGTCGGCGTACATGGTTTTCAGGTCGTCGACGTCAAGCCCGCGGACATGAAGGTCGGCGAGGACACCAAGGAGACCGTGGTCGCCCAGCTGGGCTCGCCCTCGGCCGTGTCCACGTTCGAGGACAACATCTGGTACTACGTGTCCCAGACGACCCAGCGCTACACCTACAACCTGCCGCAGGTGTCCCAGCGCAGCATCACCGCCATCACCTTCAACGAAGCGGACAGCAAGGTCGCCGAGGTCCGCAACCTGGGCCTCGAAGACGGCCAGCAAATCGCCATGGAAAGCCGCGAGACCCCGACCCGGGGCCGCCAGCTGACCGTGCTGGAACAGCTGCTGGGCAACGTCGGCCGCGGCCAGCTGCCCCGGACCGACGAAGACGTCCCCGGCCAGCGCCGCCCGGACTAGGCACGAGCTTATCCCTCCCCGGAACGGGGAGGGTCGTCGCGAAGCGACGGGTGGGAACGGCCGGTGGTCCGGAATCAGACCTGTGCCGTCGCCTCACCGCCCCCACCGGCTTCGCTGCGCTCAGCCCCCCCCTCCCCCCGAGGGGGAGGGGGAGCCGCCTTCAGCCGATTGTCCCGCTCGCCAGCACCGCCAGCAGCAGCAGGGCCACGATGTTGGTGATCTTGATCATCGGGTTCACCGCAGGGCCCGAGGTGTCCTTGTAGGAATCCCCGACGGTGTCGCCGGTCACGGCGGCCTTGTGGGCCTCGGAGCCCTTGCCGTGAACGACGCCGTTCTTGTCGGTGAAGCCCTCTTCGATCACCTTCTTGGCATTGTCCCAGGCCCCGCCGCCCGAGGTCATGGAAATGGCCACGAACAGGCCCGTCACGATCACCCCCATCAGCATGGCCCCCAGCGAGGCGAAGGCATTGGCCTTGTCCGAGATGAACAGGATGGCGCTGAACAGCACGATCGGCGACAGCACCGGCAGCAGACTGGGGACGATCATCTCGCGGATCGCCGCCCTGGTCAGGATGTCGACCGCGCGGCCGTACTCGGGCTTGACCTGATAGGTCATGATGCCCGGGTTCTCGCGGAACTGACGCCGGACCTCCGCGACCACGGCCTCGGCCGCGCGGCCGACCGCCATCATCGACATGCCGCCGAACAGGAAGGGCAGCAGCCCGCCGAACAGCAGGCCGACGACGACATAGGGGTTGGTCAGGTCGAAGGCGATCGGACCCATGTTGGCGAAGAAGGGGTAGTCGACCGGATTGGCGGCGAAATACTGCAGGTCCGACGTATAGGCGGCGAACAGGACCAGGGCCCCCAGGCCGGCGGAGCCGATGGCATAGCCCTTGGTCACCGCCTTGGTGGTGTTGCCCACGGCGTCCAGGGCGTCGGTGACGTGACGCACGTCGGCCGGCAGCCCCGCCATCTCGGCGATGCCCCCGGCGTTGTCGGTCACGGGTCCGAAGGCGTCCAGGGCCACGATCATCCCCGCCACGCCCAGCATGGTCGTGGTGGCGATGGCGATCCCGAACAGACCGGCCAGCTGGAAGCTGACGATGATGCCGACGATGATGGTCAGGGCCGGCAGGGCCGTCGACTCCAGAGACACGGCCAGACCCTGAATTACATTGGTGCCGTGGCCCGAGACCGAGGCATTGGCGACAGACCGAACGGGCCGGAAATTCGAGCCCGTGTAGTATTCCGTCACCACCACGATCGCGGCGGTCACCGCCAGTCCGACCAGGCCCGACCAGAACAGGCTCATCGGCTCGATCTGAAGGCCGCTGGTGGTCACGACCGGCCCGGTCACCAGGGTGTTGATCACCCAGTACACCGCCCCGATCGACAGGACGCCCGTGACGATCAGACCCTGATACAGGGCCCCCATGATGTTCTGGCTCTTGCCCAGACGCACGAAGAACGACCCGATGATCGAGGTCACGATACAGATGCCGCAGATGGCCAGCGGCAGCAGCATCATCACGTCGACATAGGGCTGGCCGCGGAAGAAGATGGCCGCCAGCACCATGGTGGCGACCGTGGTCACCGCATAGGTCTCGAACAGGTCGGCCGCCATGCCGGCGCAGTCGCCGACGTTGTCGCCGACGTTGTCGGCGATGGTGGCGGCGTTGCGGGGATCGTCCTCGGGGATGCCGGCCTCGACCTTGCCCACCATGTCGCCGCCGACGTCGGCCCCCTTGGTGAAGATACCCCCGCCCAGACGGGCGAAGATGGAAATCAGCGAGGCCCCGAAGCCGAGGGCCACAAGGCCGTCGATGACTTCGCGCCCCGTCGGCTCCAGACCCAGACCCTCGGTCAGCGCGCCGTAATAGCCCGCGACGCCCAGCAGGGCCCCGCCGGCCACGAACATGCC is a window encoding:
- a CDS encoding integration host factor subunit alpha, whose translation is MADVQTLTRADLCEAVVEEVGLSRQECSSLVERTLELIVESLEQGQTVKLSGFGVFQVREKRARMGRNPKTGEPAAINPRRVISFRASQIMKSRVHGAVNGA
- a CDS encoding beta-ketoacyl-ACP synthase III, coding for MSVIRSAVTGVGSYLPEQIVTNEELSKTVDTSDEWIIERTGIRQRHKARDDEPTSDLATEAARRALADAGRTPADVDMIIVATTTPDLTFPATASIVQRKLGAPVCIAFDVQAVCSGFVYALSVADGFVARGLSKCALVIGAEEMTRLMDWTDRTTCVLFGDGAGAVVVEPREGQGTSADQGLLGFALRSDGTKTDLLYVDGGPSSTGTVGHLRMLGNQVFRHAVVNIAEAITAACAASGITVPEVDWFVPHQANQRIIKGVGDRLGLDENKVISTVALHANTSAASIPLALDTAIRDGRIQRGDLVLLEAMGGGLTWGACAFRL
- the plsX gene encoding phosphate acyltransferase PlsX, encoding MSAALTRAPGANDPLPTPTLISLDAMGGDHGPSVVVGGIRDYIRRHGGQDVRFVLHGDATAIGAELTRFNLSADVCEVRHTDKKIASDEKPAQAMRRGKGSSLWNAIEAVKSGEAGAIVSGGNTGALMAISKLLLRMSAPGLERPAIVASWPTLRGVTAVLDVGANVESDAEQLIEFAIMGEAFHRAVHGVQNPTVGILNVGSEDMKGHDEVREASRILREGGLGLNYHGFVEGDDIAKGTVDVVVTDGFTGNIALKTAEGVARFISALLKEALTSSLQAKMGGLIAMPALKAMRQKIDPSAINGGPLLGLNGIVVKSHGGADAKGFGNAIRIAVDLARSDYMTTVGANLGRLGAVLENLPPVSAAPREESVS
- a CDS encoding DUF177 domain-containing protein, which codes for MNPERILPFSEIVRINEIGAGLTRHLVPDAAARARIIRALDLATLASLEAEITVAPSRGTWTLSGRVRAVAEQVCGITLEPLPVTVDERFAIELVEPTEREADEVEVEVSLDDDAPDVIEDGRIDLGQYAVEQFALALDPFPRKPGAEFVQPEEPAEISPFAVLKAFRKPEETGNT
- a CDS encoding ubiquinol-cytochrome C chaperone family protein, producing MLKNLFRSRERARPGLALYEAAVAQARQPGFYQILRVADRIDARFELYTLHVLLLVMRLREEPEPDTQAGAEIGQDLFDVYVSALDNSLRELGVHDVTISKKMRKLGEALYGRMTAYEPAIRNADAATLSEGLARNVYESGDAGVAQGLAAYALKARAGLAQQTMKAVMTTPQWPEIHA
- a CDS encoding outer membrane protein assembly factor BamE, translating into MHKIVARLAVLTALAALAAACAPTVGVHGFQVVDVKPADMKVGEDTKETVVAQLGSPSAVSTFEDNIWYYVSQTTQRYTYNLPQVSQRSITAITFNEADSKVAEVRNLGLEDGQQIAMESRETPTRGRQLTVLEQLLGNVGRGQLPRTDEDVPGQRRPD
- a CDS encoding sodium-translocating pyrophosphatase → MTNVLWLVIAAGALGVLYGLAQTATLMKAETGNDKMREIAAAIQEGASAYLRRQYTTIAMVGAVILIAAWLLIGPYAATGFVIGAVLSGLAGFAGMLISVRANVRTAHAASQSLSKGLDLAFRSGAITGMFVAGGALLGVAGYYGALTEGLGLEPTGREVIDGLVALGFGASLISIFARLGGGIFTKGADVGGDMVGKVEAGIPEDDPRNAATIADNVGDNVGDCAGMAADLFETYAVTTVATMVLAAIFFRGQPYVDVMMLLPLAICGICIVTSIIGSFFVRLGKSQNIMGALYQGLIVTGVLSIGAVYWVINTLVTGPVVTTSGLQIEPMSLFWSGLVGLAVTAAIVVVTEYYTGSNFRPVRSVANASVSGHGTNVIQGLAVSLESTALPALTIIVGIIVSFQLAGLFGIAIATTTMLGVAGMIVALDAFGPVTDNAGGIAEMAGLPADVRHVTDALDAVGNTTKAVTKGYAIGSAGLGALVLFAAYTSDLQYFAANPVDYPFFANMGPIAFDLTNPYVVVGLLFGGLLPFLFGGMSMMAVGRAAEAVVAEVRRQFRENPGIMTYQVKPEYGRAVDILTRAAIREMIVPSLLPVLSPIVLFSAILFISDKANAFASLGAMLMGVIVTGLFVAISMTSGGGAWDNAKKVIEEGFTDKNGVVHGKGSEAHKAAVTGDTVGDSYKDTSGPAVNPMIKITNIVALLLLAVLASGTIG